The following are from one region of the Primulina eburnea isolate SZY01 chromosome 17, ASM2296580v1, whole genome shotgun sequence genome:
- the LOC140818454 gene encoding histone acetyltransferase type B catalytic subunit — MGTKHHSSSDPISDQKKRRRVGFSKADAGVEANECIKIYLASSKEDVDSPDSFQIEPVDLNHFFETDGRIYGYQGLKISVWISSVSFHSYADISFDSSSDGGKGITDLKSSLQNIFAENLIEKKDDFLKTFSTEYNYVKNIVSSAEVLQNNASNNCKGNSKSHPKEEHGNVDVYRVGGTAVGPLYCRLVSLVLLLVDGSNPIDVTDPSWQIYVLVRKGQQDSDNTLLGFAAVYRFHRYPDGMRLRLGQVLIVPPYQRKGYGRTLLKVLNNVAISENAYDLTVEEPVDSLQHVRTCIDVQRLLDFEPIHNSLDPLVSLLKHKNLSKNSQPIRCGPSQSTIESVRESLKINKRQFLQCWEILIYLSLNPIEKYMENYMTIVSNRVKADVIGKEPEGSGKRLIDIPTEFDQEMSFAMFKSEGGDGTMIEKDENQGNLDEQIKQLVDIRMKEIKLVAEKVSS; from the exons ATGGGAACGAAGCACCACTCTTCCTCCGATCCAATTTCCGACCAAAAGAAGCGGCGTCGCGTCGGTTTCTCCAAAGCTG ATGCTGGAGTCGAAGCCAACGAGTGCATCAAGATTTATTTGG CGTCGAGCAAGGAGGATGTAGATTCCCCAGACAGTTTCCAAATCGAGCCAGTTGACTTAAACCATTTCTTTGAGACAGATGGTAGAATATATGGTTACCAGGGTCTGAAG ATCAGTGTTTGGATTAGCAGCGTATCCTTTCATTCATATGCAGATATTTCTTTTGACAGCTCGTCAGAT GGAGGCAAGGGAATAACAGATTTAAAGTCGTCTCTTCAG AATATATTTGCTGAGAACCTCATTGAGAAGAAGGATGACTTCCTTAAAACATTTTCAACGGAATACAATTATGTAAA AAATATTGTCTCAAGTGCAGAAGTGTTGCAAAACAATGCTTCTAATAACTGCAAAGGCAACTCCAAGAGTCATCCGAAAGAAGAGCATGGTAATGTTGAT GTTTACCGGGTTGGTGGTACTGCAGTGGGGCCTCTTTATTGCCGATTAGTGTCGCTCGTTCTTCTTCTTGTTGATG GTAGTAATCCTATTGATGTCACTGATCCAAGCTGGCAAATATATGTGCTAGTTAGAAAGGGTCAACAAGATAGTGACAACACGTTGCTTGGCTTTGCAGCTGTTTATCGTTTTCACCGATACCCTGATGGCATGAGGCTACGTCTTGGTCAG GTATTAATCGTACCTCCCTACCAACGAAAGGGTTATGGTCGTACTCTTCTCAAAGTGCTCAACAATGTTGCAATATCAGAAAATGCTTATGACCTAACTGTTGAAGAACCAGTGGATTCCCTTCAACACGTGAGAACCTGCATCGATGTGCAGCGCCTGCTTGATTTTGAGCCAATCCATAATTCACTTGATCCGCTTGTTTCATTGTTGAAGCACAAAAACTTGTCAAAAAACAGCCAGCCAATTCGATGTGGACCTTCACAGAGTACCATTGAATCTGTCAGAGAAAGTTTGAAAATTAACAAACGACAGTTTCTTCAGTGCTGGGAGATTCTCATCTACCTTAGCCTAAATCCCATAGAGAAGTACATGGAGAACTACATGACCATCGTTTCAAATCGTGTGAAGGCTGATGTGATTGGGAAAGAACCCGAAGGCTCAGGTAAGCGGTTAATTGATATCCCAACCGAGTTTGATCAGGAAATGTCCTTTGCTATGTTTAAATCGGAAGGTGGCGACGGTACGATGATCGAGAAGGATGAGAATCAGGGAAATTTAGATGAGCAAATAAAGCAACTAGTGGATATTAGGATGAAAGAGATCAAATTAGTTGCAGAGAAAGTGTCCTCTTGA
- the LOC140818408 gene encoding F-box/LRR-repeat protein At4g29420 — protein sequence MDDLPPPLLLEILNRLSDSADLARCRVASKTLNSLAPEIRSVNLQCSYLRYAKSRSPPTSVFMTPFKLVFNNLISDLKTVESVSIGVEKPLRLVSYDDVEDEEDDLFLTEANFVNSWLPKVCGHLKSVSISDFWVQSCWRRSDVLSRISAYCLNLVELEIKNAWLSVDFVIPMPNLTTLTLEFIRLDDENLEKVNECFPSVQVLNLIGVGGLKDPKIHLIKLKTFCWTLSNAPMSITIIAPNLVKLKLKCVKPHVLLIETPLLSDLHLSIEGAGSFKVKELADLRKLHLESTALRNLLVMFPFGRSVKNLTVVSTKWEVPVGVTKSIVESLLCVFPNVGSLTLTAGVWSEFEMYHIRGGSETKTQMKDVKEITAYLTVNDVEVTLSTIFSILDNCSNISYMAMFIHRDVVSTVTSSLIWRCMAYSSKVNWKWGMWKDGTKDAWICDSI from the exons ATGGACGACCTCCCTCCACCTCTCCTCCTCGAAATCCTGAACAGGCTTAGCGATTCGGCCGATCTGGCTCGATGCCGGGTCGCCTCGAAGACCCTCAATTCTCTCGCGCCGGAGATCCGATCGGTGAATCTCCAGTGCTCCTACCTCCGCTACGCCAAGTCCCGATCTCCTCCGACCAGTGTTTTCATGACCCCTTTTAAATTGGTGTTCAATAATTTGATTTCCGATTTGAAGACCGTGGAAAGCGTCTCGATCGGTGTCGAGAAGCCTCTGCGGCTTGTTTCGTACGACGATGTTGAAGACGAGGAGGATGATTTGTTTCTGACTGAAGCTAATTTTGTGAATTCTTGGCTGCCTAAAGTATGCGGGCATCTGAAATCGGTGTCGATATCAGATTTTTGGGTGCAATCCTGCTGGCGGCGATCGGACGTGCTCTCCCGCATTTCTGCTTATT GTCTTAACCTCGTTGAGTTAGAGATCAAGAATGCATGGCTCTCTGTAGATTTTGTAATTCCTATGCCAAATCTCACAACATTGACTCTCGAATTTATAAGATTGGATGATGAAAACTTGGAGAAGGTGAACGAATGTTTCCCTTCAGTGCAAGTTCTCAATTTAATTGGGGTTGGAGGACTTAAAGATCCCAAGATCCATCTCATAAAACTGAAAACATTTTGCTGGACATTGTCTAATGCTCCAATGTCTATTACGATAATTGCACCAAACCTTGTGAAGCTCAAACTTAAATGCGTGAAGCCACATGTTCTTCTTATCGAGACTCCACTGTTATCAGACTTGCATCTTTCCATAGAGGGAGCTGGCAGTTTCAAAGTGAAAGAACTAGCTGATTTGAGAAAGCTTCATCTTGAATCTACCGCGCTGCGCAACCTACTTGTTATGTTTCCTTTTGGAAGAAGTGTTAAGAATCTAACGGTTGTCTCGACAAAGTGGGAAGTGCCGGTTGGAGTTACCAAGTCCATTGTCGAGTCATTGCTTTGTGTGTTTCCAAATGTGGGTTCTCTCACGTTGACAGCTGGTGTTTGGTCCGAGTTCGAAATGTATCATATCCGTGGAGGTTCAGAGACCAAAACTCAAATGAAAGATGTGAAAGAAATCACTGCGTATTTAACAGTTAACGATGTTGAGGTCACATTGTCCACAATTTTCTCTATATTGGATAATTGCAGTAACATCTCTTACATGGCAATGTTTATTCATCGGGATGTTGTATCTACTGTCACCAGCAGCCTTATTTGGAGGTGTATGGCCTATTCCTCTAAAGTGAACTGGAAATGGGGAATGTGGAAGGACGGAACCAAAGATGCTTGGATATGTGATAGCATCTAG
- the LOC140818041 gene encoding cation-dependent phenylpropanoid and flavonoid 8-O-methyltransferase 1-like — MEDKAEATTSLVDKGLLQTADLYEYILETSVYPFESEFLKELRAITANHPWAFMGTAPDAGQLMAMLLMLVNAKKTIEIGVFTGYSLLLTALTIPDDGKITAIDLDRSSYEIGLPVIEKAGVKHKINFIESEALPVLDKLLEDPDNHGTFDFAFVDADKDNYANYHEKLLVLLKPSGIVIYDNTLWGGTVAMPEGSVPADRLAMWNPTLEFNKYLAADTRVQISQVVLGDGITICRRL, encoded by the exons ATGGAGGATAAGGCAGAGGCTACAACGTCTCTCGTTGATAAAGGATTGCTGCAAACTGCTGATCTGTACGAG TATATACTGGAGACAAGTGTGTATCCATTTGAATCGGAATTTCTAAAGGAGCTTCGAGCCATCACTGCTAATCATCCTTG GGCATTCATGGGTACGGCACCTGATGCAGGCCAACTTATGGCCATGCTCTTAATGTTAGTTAATGCGAAAAAGACGATTGAAATTGGAGTATTTACTGGATATTCCCTTCTCCTAACTGCCCTTACAATTCCTGATGATGGAAAG ATTACGGCCATAGACCTTGATCGGAGCAGTTACGAGATTGGGTTACCTGTTATTGAAAAGGCCGGGGTCAAGCACAAGATCAATTTTATTGAGTCCGAGGCTCTTCCGGTCCTTGATAAACTGTTAGAAGAT CCTGATAACCATGGCACTTTCGACTTTGCTTTCGTCGACGCAGACAAAGACAATTATGCGAATTACCACGAGAAATTACTAGTTCTTTTGAAACCCAGTGGTATTGTTATCTATGATAACACGCTCTGGGGAGGGACGGTTGCAATGCCTGAGGGCTCTGTTCCCGCGGACAGGTTGGCCATGTGGAATCCTACCCTCGAGTTCAATAAATACCTTGCGGCTGATACTCGTGTGCAAATTTCTCAAGTTGTTCTTGGTGACGGAATTACTATTTGCCGGCGACTTTAG